The following are encoded in a window of Caldicellulosiruptor danielii genomic DNA:
- a CDS encoding metallophosphoesterase family protein, with protein MAIRGVHTADLHFGVTTYSKETPDGLGSRVHDFFKTFDRILEFIQENGIDLLLITGDIFKDREPNSTLRNMFYKRVVDISKEGVLVIIIPGNHDMHPFETKDHSIKVFEIFDQPNIVVMDKPFEVKEFEIRSEKLRIVAVPYLYLERFVDETFPQKTEEFDLVAANFFERKLGQILDSLEDNVPTILAGHFTVTEAQIGSERAIMLGKDIKVPLSCLLNTKLKFVALGHIHKPQILHAANPTVLYCGSPDRIDFSEANDSKGFVVFEIEKDDFRFEFQPVKVRPFCQLEIDVFEDQVENLNKKLLDKIEEKIQMFEQNTLSSIQVSVVKLIMKTQSLIKEKIDIGLVEKFLRDRCFVLAPVEIEVVDSKKDFRIAEVDEKSDPVYAFEKFLSASQKYRGIENKDKVVSEFKKLLYEVQENESK; from the coding sequence ATGGCAATAAGAGGTGTTCATACAGCAGACCTTCATTTTGGTGTGACAACTTATAGCAAAGAGACTCCAGACGGACTTGGCTCGCGTGTACATGACTTTTTCAAAACATTTGACAGAATACTGGAGTTTATACAAGAAAATGGTATTGATCTTTTGCTTATAACAGGCGATATTTTTAAAGACAGGGAACCGAACTCTACACTGAGGAATATGTTTTACAAGAGGGTTGTGGATATTTCAAAAGAAGGTGTTTTGGTCATAATAATTCCAGGCAATCATGATATGCATCCATTTGAGACAAAAGACCATTCTATAAAGGTTTTTGAAATATTTGACCAGCCAAACATTGTTGTAATGGACAAACCTTTTGAAGTCAAAGAATTTGAAATAAGAAGTGAAAAGCTTCGCATTGTGGCTGTGCCATACCTTTATCTTGAAAGGTTTGTGGATGAGACATTTCCTCAAAAGACAGAAGAGTTTGATCTGGTAGCAGCCAACTTTTTTGAGAGAAAGCTCGGCCAGATTTTGGACTCTTTAGAAGACAATGTTCCAACAATCCTTGCGGGGCATTTTACTGTAACAGAGGCACAGATTGGAAGTGAGAGAGCAATTATGCTTGGCAAAGACATAAAAGTGCCTCTTTCTTGCCTTTTAAATACAAAGTTAAAATTTGTCGCCCTGGGTCACATTCACAAACCTCAAATTTTACATGCAGCAAACCCTACTGTGTTGTATTGCGGCTCGCCTGACAGAATAGATTTTTCTGAGGCAAACGACAGCAAGGGGTTTGTTGTGTTTGAGATAGAAAAAGATGATTTTAGGTTTGAGTTTCAACCTGTTAAGGTAAGACCTTTTTGCCAGTTGGAAATTGATGTGTTTGAAGACCAAGTAGAAAATCTCAATAAAAAGCTTCTTGACAAAATAGAAGAGAAAATACAAATGTTTGAGCAAAATACTTTAAGTAGTATTCAGGTTTCGGTTGTAAAGCTCATAATGAAAACTCAAAGTTTAATAAAAGAAAAGATTGACATTGGGCTTGTAGAGAAGTTTTTGAGAGATAGATGTTTTGTTTTAGCGCCTGTTGAAATTGAAGTAGTTGATTCAAAAAAAGATTTTAGAATAGCTGAGGTTGACGAGAAGTCAGACCCTGTTTATGCCTTTGAAAAATTTTTATCAGCAAGCCAGAAATACAGGGGTATAGAGAATAAAGATAAGGTTGTATCAGAATTTAAAAAACTTTTGTATGAAGTGCAGGAAAATGAAAGCAAATAA
- a CDS encoding AAA family ATPase translates to MRPLFLRIENFKSYQETQNEIDFSNIKVACIIGKNGNGKSSIAEAIAWALFGEFERLQTGKRGKVAETEYINSHRDYMQVEFEFELNKTIYKVVRRLDRKGRKYLSLFVRKADSLIPINEATYTQTQIKLQNILGIDFNVFLHSAYLSQKRTEDFLLSSPEDRREVLAKILNLSIYDRINELAKEKRKEIKVLLDIKSKELEEKNKILSEGESIKSLVADLEKKKATIEAELNGLRNRLNTLISQKSEIEQKVGLLSQKKNEISELQRKAEEIRYKIETARKELLKIEEKLKEEGKITAMVKEYEMIKGKVELKRKDYETYLELKNKMVLYERDIQNKLEQKKIFEKNIEENNSQLNKESSEISKYEEEMKKVEVEISKVENELEKVKWYKQEQEKKREEIVKHEKLLEVVENKLKELASSYRLIEANQGRCPVCLRQINGQEEKEHIKNEIVAQGKEFKLKRESLTQKLKILKREFSELEEKIKLEELLRAREKKLHGMFENLKAMVSQKTQNIVNLQNSIAQITQSVRLCEDEVERLKEKIANIKREISILNFDENYYTQLLQREKELEIYQRLFNELTVNKVKAENLKKEILEYQEQEKEVLKKVENLKQEIANLSSFAHDMMLEKVKSDILSCENKIKNLQENLNSVLKELGILEQKLNQIEEAKKKLLSLENEIDEMKRKIEIYDIIIDITGPDGIKNEIIANTLPQIKDEANGLLKILTNGAFSIDFKTQRETTSGKTIETLQIEISDANGTRNYELFSGGELFRINFAIRIALSKVLLKRAGASIRMLILDEGFGSQDEEGKDHIVECLNRIKDQFDTILVITHIEDLMDAFDQRIVVKKDMEGSKIFVV, encoded by the coding sequence TTGAGACCTCTTTTTTTGAGGATTGAAAATTTCAAATCATATCAAGAGACTCAAAACGAGATTGATTTTAGTAATATAAAAGTTGCTTGTATCATAGGAAAAAATGGCAATGGAAAATCTTCTATTGCTGAGGCAATTGCCTGGGCGCTTTTTGGTGAGTTTGAAAGACTTCAAACAGGCAAGCGTGGAAAAGTTGCAGAAACAGAGTATATAAACTCACATAGGGATTATATGCAGGTTGAATTTGAATTTGAGTTGAATAAGACCATATATAAAGTTGTGAGAAGACTTGATAGGAAAGGAAGAAAGTACCTTTCGCTTTTTGTTAGAAAAGCAGATAGTCTCATACCTATAAATGAAGCAACTTACACCCAAACTCAAATAAAGCTTCAGAATATTTTGGGGATAGATTTTAATGTCTTTTTGCATTCTGCATATCTTTCTCAAAAACGAACAGAAGATTTTTTACTTTCTTCACCAGAAGACAGGCGTGAAGTTCTTGCAAAGATATTAAATCTGAGTATATATGACAGGATAAACGAGCTTGCGAAAGAAAAGCGAAAAGAAATAAAGGTTTTGCTGGACATTAAAAGTAAAGAATTAGAGGAAAAAAATAAGATTTTGTCTGAGGGAGAGTCTATAAAATCTTTAGTGGCTGATTTGGAAAAGAAAAAAGCCACAATAGAAGCTGAATTAAATGGTTTGAGAAATAGACTAAATACCCTTATTTCACAGAAATCTGAAATAGAACAAAAAGTTGGTTTATTGAGTCAGAAAAAAAATGAAATTTCAGAACTTCAGAGAAAAGCTGAGGAGATAAGGTATAAGATTGAGACTGCCAGAAAAGAGCTTCTGAAAATTGAAGAAAAATTAAAGGAAGAAGGTAAGATAACTGCAATGGTTAAAGAATACGAGATGATAAAAGGAAAAGTTGAGCTCAAGAGAAAGGATTATGAAACGTATCTTGAGCTCAAAAACAAGATGGTTTTGTATGAGAGGGATATACAAAACAAACTTGAGCAGAAAAAGATATTTGAAAAAAACATTGAAGAGAATAATTCTCAGCTGAATAAAGAATCTTCTGAGATTTCAAAGTATGAGGAAGAGATGAAAAAAGTAGAGGTGGAAATTTCGAAGGTGGAAAATGAGCTGGAAAAAGTAAAATGGTATAAACAGGAACAAGAGAAAAAAAGGGAGGAGATTGTAAAGCATGAAAAGTTGTTAGAGGTGGTTGAGAACAAATTAAAAGAGCTTGCTTCAAGTTACAGGCTCATAGAGGCAAATCAGGGAAGGTGCCCAGTATGCTTGCGCCAGATTAATGGCCAGGAAGAAAAAGAGCATATAAAAAATGAAATTGTAGCCCAAGGAAAAGAATTTAAACTCAAAAGAGAAAGTTTGACTCAAAAACTTAAGATTCTGAAAAGGGAATTTTCTGAGCTTGAAGAGAAAATAAAACTTGAAGAGCTTCTTCGGGCGAGAGAAAAGAAGCTTCACGGGATGTTTGAAAACCTGAAGGCTATGGTGAGTCAGAAAACACAAAACATTGTTAATCTACAAAATTCAATAGCCCAAATAACCCAAAGTGTAAGGCTTTGTGAAGATGAAGTAGAAAGACTGAAAGAAAAAATAGCAAACATAAAAAGAGAAATTTCCATTTTAAACTTTGATGAGAATTACTACACCCAGCTTTTGCAAAGAGAAAAAGAACTTGAAATATATCAGAGACTTTTTAATGAGCTTACTGTAAACAAGGTGAAGGCTGAGAATTTAAAAAAGGAGATACTTGAGTATCAAGAACAAGAAAAAGAGGTTTTAAAAAAGGTTGAGAATTTAAAGCAGGAGATAGCAAATTTATCTTCTTTTGCACATGATATGATGCTTGAAAAGGTAAAGTCAGATATTCTGAGCTGTGAAAATAAGATAAAAAATCTTCAAGAAAATCTCAATTCTGTTTTAAAAGAATTGGGAATCCTTGAGCAGAAACTAAATCAGATTGAAGAGGCGAAAAAGAAGCTCTTAAGCCTTGAAAATGAAATAGATGAGATGAAAAGAAAGATTGAAATATACGACATAATAATAGATATCACGGGACCAGATGGAATAAAGAACGAAATAATTGCAAATACATTGCCACAGATAAAAGATGAAGCAAATGGACTTTTAAAAATACTGACAAACGGAGCATTTTCAATAGATTTTAAAACCCAAAGAGAAACAACATCTGGGAAAACAATAGAAACGCTCCAAATAGAAATTTCTGATGCAAACGGTACAAGAAACTATGAGCTTTTTTCGGGAGGAGAGCTTTTCAGAATAAATTTTGCTATCAGAATTGCTCTTTCAAAGGTACTTCTCAAAAGAGCAGGTGCTTCCATAAGGATGCTTATTTTAGACGAAGGTTTTGGTTCTCAGGATGAAGAGGGAAAAGACCACATTGTTGAGTGTCTGAATAGAATCAAAGACCAGTTTGACACTATACTTGTTATAACCCACATAGAGGATTTAATGGATGCGTTTGATCAGCGAATTGTTGTTAAAAAAGATATGGAAGGCTCTAAAATTTTTGTTGTATAA
- a CDS encoding YbaB/EbfC family nucleoid-associated protein produces the protein MAKNRFPGLGGGFNINQLQKQAKKMQEEIEKLQEELNQREIEVSSGGGAVKVVINGKKEIKSIQILPEVVDPEDVETLQDLIVACVNEAIRKVDKMVEEEMQKVTGFGIPGLF, from the coding sequence ATGGCAAAGAATAGGTTTCCTGGGCTTGGTGGTGGCTTTAATATAAATCAACTCCAGAAACAGGCAAAAAAAATGCAAGAGGAAATAGAAAAATTGCAAGAGGAGTTAAATCAGAGGGAGATTGAGGTAAGTAGTGGCGGTGGTGCTGTCAAGGTTGTTATTAATGGCAAAAAAGAGATAAAAAGCATTCAGATATTACCAGAAGTTGTTGACCCGGAAGATGTGGAAACTTTACAGGATTTGATAGTTGCATGTGTAAATGAAGCTATAAGAAAGGTTGACAAGATGGTAGAAGAAGAGATGCAAAAAGTTACAGGGTTTGGTATTCCAGGCCTTTTTTAA
- the recR gene encoding recombination mediator RecR, protein MQNKETSISRLIQQLEKLPGIGQKTAQRLAFHIINMKTEDVKALADAILSAKTSTKLCKVCCNFTEDEVCPICKDEKRDRSIICVVEEPQDVAALERVKEYKGLYHVLHGAISPLKGKYPEQLTIDVLMKRLSDPQVKEVIIATNPDVDGEATASYLARLIKPMGIKVTRIARGIPVGGDIEYADEVTILKAIEGRREI, encoded by the coding sequence ATGCAGAATAAAGAAACTTCTATATCAAGACTTATTCAGCAGCTTGAAAAGCTTCCTGGCATTGGGCAAAAAACTGCCCAGAGGCTTGCATTTCATATAATTAATATGAAAACTGAAGATGTGAAAGCACTTGCTGATGCTATCTTGAGTGCTAAAACCAGCACAAAACTGTGCAAGGTGTGCTGTAACTTTACAGAAGATGAAGTATGTCCTATATGTAAGGATGAAAAAAGGGATAGAAGCATTATCTGTGTTGTGGAAGAACCTCAGGACGTTGCAGCACTAGAAAGAGTAAAGGAATATAAAGGACTTTATCATGTACTGCACGGTGCAATATCTCCGCTCAAAGGTAAATACCCTGAACAGCTTACAATTGATGTTCTGATGAAGAGACTATCTGACCCACAAGTCAAAGAGGTTATAATTGCCACAAACCCTGATGTTGATGGTGAGGCAACAGCTTCTTACTTAGCACGGCTTATAAAACCAATGGGTATCAAGGTCACAAGAATTGCTAGAGGAATTCCAGTTGGCGGTGACATTGAGTACGCTGATGAGGTTACAATTCTCAAAGCAATAGAAGGAAGAAGAGAAATTTAG
- a CDS encoding NAD-dependent epimerase/dehydratase family protein produces MTVLVTGGAGFIGSHIVDKLIEKGYEVCVVDNLLSGNVCNINPKAKFYQLDIRDNLEKVFEENKIEYCIHQAAQVSVTRSMEDAYLDCSINVLGTVNLLDYCAKYNVKKFIFASSAAVYGEPKYIPIDENHPLRPESFYGLSKLTSEEYIKMFAHNFNFEYIIFRYSNVYGPRQDPFGEGGVVSIFCERMQGSKDVIIFGDGTQTRDFIYVEDVAEANCIAIESSVSGTFNLSTGKNVSVNELFEILSGLTKYKKSPVYQPKRPGDIAHSCLSNNLLRSVLGFSPQFSLLEGLKKTVEYFIDRSV; encoded by the coding sequence TTGACGGTTCTTGTGACAGGCGGTGCTGGTTTTATTGGGTCGCATATTGTCGACAAGCTCATTGAAAAAGGATATGAGGTATGCGTTGTAGACAATCTTCTTTCCGGCAACGTTTGTAATATTAATCCAAAGGCTAAGTTCTATCAACTTGACATTCGTGACAATTTAGAAAAAGTATTCGAAGAAAATAAAATTGAATATTGCATACACCAGGCAGCTCAGGTGAGTGTTACAAGGTCTATGGAAGATGCTTATCTTGATTGCAGTATAAATGTCTTGGGCACGGTTAATTTGCTTGATTACTGTGCAAAATACAATGTGAAAAAATTTATTTTCGCATCCTCAGCAGCTGTTTATGGAGAACCCAAGTATATTCCAATTGACGAAAATCACCCATTAAGACCAGAATCTTTTTATGGTCTGTCTAAGCTTACTTCAGAAGAGTATATCAAGATGTTTGCACATAATTTTAATTTTGAGTATATCATTTTCAGATATTCAAATGTCTATGGGCCCCGGCAAGACCCATTCGGGGAAGGCGGAGTTGTATCAATTTTTTGTGAACGTATGCAGGGTAGCAAAGATGTAATTATATTTGGAGATGGAACTCAGACAAGGGACTTTATATATGTTGAAGATGTTGCTGAAGCAAACTGTATTGCAATAGAAAGTTCTGTGTCAGGAACATTTAATCTGAGTACTGGTAAAAATGTGTCGGTAAATGAACTGTTTGAGATTCTATCCGGCTTAACAAAATACAAAAAAAGTCCTGTGTATCAACCAAAACGCCCCGGCGATATTGCACACAGCTGTCTTTCAAATAATCTTTTGAGGAGTGTATTAGGATTTTCACCACAATTTTCACTTTTGGAAGGATTGAAAAAAACAGTTGAATATTTTATTGATAGGTCTGTTTAA
- a CDS encoding DUF1292 domain-containing protein, translated as MDMFADNVVTLVDEEGREISFEMLDKVNYNGNDYIVLLPLEEMEKEDEEAEVVILRIEDRDGEEVYVGVEDEEELENVFEIFQSRFDDEDFDMYDEDEE; from the coding sequence ATGGATATGTTTGCAGACAATGTAGTAACATTGGTAGATGAGGAAGGAAGAGAGATATCTTTTGAGATGCTTGATAAGGTCAATTACAATGGTAATGACTATATAGTACTTCTTCCTTTAGAGGAGATGGAGAAAGAAGACGAAGAAGCTGAGGTTGTAATACTAAGAATTGAAGACAGAGATGGTGAAGAGGTATATGTGGGTGTAGAGGACGAGGAAGAGCTTGAAAATGTATTTGAAATCTTCCAGTCCAGATTTGATGATGAAGATTTTGACATGTATGACGAAGACGAAGAGTAG
- the galU gene encoding UTP--glucose-1-phosphate uridylyltransferase GalU, translated as MKRLIKKAIIPAAGLGTRFLPATKAQPKEMLPIVDKPTIQYIVEEALDSGIESILIVTGRGKRAIEDHFDKSFELEVALENKKDYDNLQLIRKIADYNVHYIRQKEPRGLGDAVYCARLFIDNEPFAVLLGDDIIISEKPCLKQLIEVYEEYRTTILGVQKVPEDDVSKYGIVAGKQIEDRIYKVKDLVEKPKKEEAPSNIAVLGRYIITPEVLNILQHTKEGVGGEVQLTDALRELSKKEAMYAYEFEGKRYDVGNKLGFLQATVEIALSREDIGKDFYNYLVTLVNAKNYKEKLKELDKI; from the coding sequence ATGAAAAGGCTTATCAAAAAAGCAATTATTCCCGCAGCAGGACTTGGAACAAGATTCTTGCCAGCAACAAAGGCACAGCCCAAAGAGATGCTTCCTATTGTGGACAAGCCAACAATTCAGTACATAGTTGAAGAAGCGTTAGATTCGGGAATAGAAAGCATTTTGATTGTCACAGGGCGTGGGAAAAGGGCAATTGAAGACCACTTTGACAAGTCTTTTGAGCTTGAGGTTGCGCTTGAAAACAAAAAGGATTATGACAATCTTCAATTGATAAGAAAGATAGCAGACTACAATGTCCATTACATACGCCAAAAAGAACCAAGAGGGCTTGGAGACGCAGTATACTGTGCAAGACTTTTTATCGACAATGAACCTTTCGCAGTTTTGCTTGGCGATGATATCATCATTTCTGAAAAGCCGTGTTTAAAACAGCTGATAGAGGTTTATGAAGAGTACAGAACAACCATCTTGGGTGTGCAAAAAGTACCAGAGGATGATGTCAGCAAGTACGGAATTGTTGCAGGAAAACAGATAGAAGATAGAATCTATAAGGTAAAAGACCTTGTTGAAAAGCCAAAAAAGGAAGAAGCACCTTCGAATATTGCTGTGCTTGGAAGATATATCATCACTCCTGAGGTATTAAATATCCTACAGCACACAAAAGAGGGTGTTGGTGGAGAAGTACAGCTGACTGACGCCTTAAGAGAACTTTCAAAAAAAGAAGCTATGTATGCTTATGAGTTTGAAGGAAAAAGATATGATGTGGGCAACAAACTTGGTTTTTTGCAAGCAACAGTCGAGATTGCTCTTTCAAGAGAAGACATTGGCAAAGATTTTTACAACTATCTTGTTACTCTTGTAAATGCTAAGAATTATAAAGAAAAGTTGAAAGAGTTAGATAAGATTTAA
- the fapR gene encoding transcription factor FapR: MMAKLSRRERHRLLLQKIKENPFITDEELAQEFGCSVQTIRLDRAILDIKEVRERIKEMAKESISKLKTISPRDVVGEIIDIELENFAIAMFEPELWMTFTNSDMVKGQYIYAFAESVAMSVIDAKAALIGVANIKYKTPVFANDRLVARAELKKKRNNKYIVWVFIKRNNEEVFRGKFILVALNEETNSA, encoded by the coding sequence ATTATGGCAAAGCTATCAAGGAGAGAAAGGCACAGACTATTGCTTCAAAAAATTAAAGAAAATCCTTTTATAACAGATGAAGAATTGGCCCAAGAATTTGGGTGTTCTGTTCAGACAATAAGGCTTGACAGGGCAATTTTGGATATCAAAGAAGTCCGAGAAAGAATAAAGGAGATGGCAAAAGAAAGCATATCTAAACTCAAGACAATCTCACCGCGAGATGTTGTAGGTGAGATTATTGACATAGAGCTTGAAAATTTTGCCATTGCAATGTTTGAACCAGAGCTTTGGATGACCTTTACCAATAGTGATATGGTCAAGGGCCAGTATATCTATGCTTTTGCTGAATCGGTTGCGATGTCTGTTATTGATGCAAAAGCGGCGTTGATTGGAGTAGCAAATATAAAGTATAAAACACCAGTTTTTGCAAATGATAGGCTTGTCGCAAGAGCTGAGCTAAAAAAGAAAAGAAATAACAAATATATAGTTTGGGTATTTATTAAGAGAAATAATGAAGAAGTTTTCAGGGGCAAATTTATTCTTGTTGCTTTGAATGAAGAGACTAATTCAGCGTAA
- the plsX gene encoding phosphate acyltransferase PlsX translates to MRIGIDAMGGDNAPHAIIEGVALYLNQNQDDEMVIFGDSDIVEKECAQKVQSLNKVEIVDCKEKIEFEDEPVKAIKQKKSSSIVVGLQYLKEGKIDAFVSAGNTGALMAGGLLIVGRIKGIDRPALTTRLPYKGGQYLLIDVGSNTDCRPINILQFAQMATVYVSKVLGKKNPTVGLLNIGTEENKGNDLSKQSYELLKSAKNINFVGNVEARSLPFSPPDIVVCDGFVGNIVLKLTEGMGLLFFDVLKDIAKSSFRAKIGGLLLKPYLKRLKGKYDYKEVGGAPLLGIDGIIVKCHGSSDSQAIFSGIHQAKSFYKNNILTLLKEEITAESEV, encoded by the coding sequence ATGAGAATTGGTATTGATGCAATGGGCGGTGACAACGCACCACATGCGATTATAGAGGGCGTTGCACTTTATTTAAATCAAAATCAGGATGATGAAATGGTAATATTTGGTGATAGCGACATTGTTGAAAAAGAGTGTGCTCAAAAGGTGCAATCTCTCAATAAAGTGGAGATAGTAGATTGCAAAGAGAAGATAGAATTTGAAGATGAACCAGTAAAAGCAATAAAGCAAAAGAAAAGTTCTTCTATTGTAGTGGGTTTGCAATACTTGAAGGAAGGCAAGATTGACGCTTTTGTATCAGCAGGAAACACTGGCGCTTTGATGGCAGGGGGGCTTTTGATTGTTGGAAGAATCAAAGGAATAGATAGACCTGCACTAACCACCCGGCTTCCCTACAAAGGTGGACAGTACCTTTTAATTGATGTTGGGTCTAACACAGACTGCAGACCAATAAATATTTTACAGTTTGCTCAGATGGCAACAGTTTATGTAAGCAAGGTACTTGGCAAGAAAAACCCGACAGTCGGGCTTTTAAATATAGGAACAGAAGAAAATAAAGGTAATGACCTTTCAAAACAGTCGTATGAGCTTCTTAAAAGTGCGAAAAACATAAACTTTGTAGGAAATGTTGAGGCAAGAAGCTTGCCATTTTCACCACCTGATATAGTTGTGTGTGATGGATTTGTTGGCAATATAGTTTTAAAGCTTACAGAGGGAATGGGACTTTTGTTTTTTGATGTCCTAAAAGACATTGCAAAATCGAGTTTTAGAGCAAAGATTGGCGGACTCTTGTTAAAACCATACCTCAAAAGATTAAAAGGTAAATACGATTACAAAGAAGTTGGAGGAGCTCCTCTTTTAGGAATAGATGGAATAATAGTTAAATGTCATGGTTCATCAGACAGCCAGGCAATTTTCAGCGGAATACATCAAGCAAAGTCTTTTTATAAGAATAACATATTAACATTACTTAAAGAAGAAATCACAGCCGAAAGCGAGGTCTAA
- a CDS encoding beta-ketoacyl-ACP synthase III codes for MKQNVKILSTGRFVPERILSNHDLEKMVETSDEWITQRTGIKERRIVDGRLSTTDLAVQAARNAMQKIGISPDEIELVIVATVTPEMFFPSTACLVQKELKLKNAFAFDISAACSGFIYGLAIATQFIQNGFCKTALVIGAEALSKITNWSDRSTCVLFGDGAGAAILTASSEEGILGFELGSDGENGLLLYCHAFGLSDLNYSQFKDMPNFRKIYMDGNEVYKFAVKIMPYAVEKVLEKVGLSSSDIDVFIPHQANIRIIESAAKRLKIPMEKVFVNLHKYGNTSAASVPIALDEAIEERKIKKGDKIVLVGFGGGLTWASCAVKWI; via the coding sequence ATGAAACAAAATGTCAAGATTCTTTCAACAGGAAGATTTGTGCCGGAGAGAATTCTTTCTAACCATGATTTAGAAAAAATGGTTGAAACATCTGATGAATGGATAACCCAGCGGACAGGTATAAAAGAAAGAAGAATAGTTGACGGAAGACTTTCTACCACTGACTTAGCAGTACAGGCTGCAAGAAATGCTATGCAAAAAATAGGAATTTCACCTGATGAGATTGAACTTGTGATTGTTGCAACAGTAACCCCAGAGATGTTTTTTCCTTCAACAGCATGCCTTGTTCAAAAGGAGTTAAAACTTAAAAATGCATTTGCTTTTGATATATCTGCAGCATGTTCAGGTTTTATATATGGTTTGGCAATTGCCACTCAATTTATTCAAAACGGCTTTTGCAAAACTGCTCTTGTTATAGGTGCAGAAGCACTATCTAAGATAACCAACTGGTCTGATAGGTCAACCTGTGTGCTTTTTGGTGATGGTGCAGGTGCAGCAATATTGACAGCTTCAAGCGAAGAAGGTATTTTAGGGTTTGAACTTGGAAGTGATGGTGAAAACGGGCTTTTACTTTACTGTCATGCGTTTGGGCTTAGTGATTTGAACTATTCTCAATTTAAAGACATGCCAAACTTTAGAAAAATTTATATGGATGGAAATGAGGTTTATAAATTTGCTGTTAAAATAATGCCATATGCAGTTGAAAAAGTTTTAGAAAAGGTTGGTCTTTCTTCTTCAGATATTGATGTTTTTATACCACATCAAGCAAATATAAGAATAATTGAGAGTGCTGCAAAGAGGCTCAAAATTCCGATGGAGAAGGTGTTTGTTAATCTGCACAAGTATGGTAATACATCTGCTGCATCAGTTCCAATTGCACTTGATGAGGCAATAGAAGAGCGAAAGATAAAAAAAGGTGACAAGATTGTGCTTGTTGGATTCGGTGGAGGACTTACATGGGCATCTTGTGCTGTTAAATGGATATAG
- the fabD gene encoding ACP S-malonyltransferase: protein MGKLAVMFPGQGAQFVGMGYDFYQNFESARKIFDLANEALDFNLKNIVFNGPEEELKLTRITQPAILTTSVAIYEAIKDKLSPDAVFGQSLGEYSALVVSGCIDFKTGVWLVSKRGEYMQNEVPEGVGAMAAVLGLSAEDVQEVCRIAKEKGVVEISNINSPEQTVISGEKQAVYFAMEIAKQKGAKRCVELNVSAPFHCSLIKGAGDKLKKHLLEIDIKDPQIPVVSNVTADYMKKEDIVDLLEKQVYTTVNFLGCVNKLLEDGFDTFIEIGPGTTLSGLVKKIKKDVKIININKVEDMNNL from the coding sequence GTGGGAAAGTTAGCAGTTATGTTCCCCGGTCAAGGTGCGCAGTTTGTTGGTATGGGTTATGATTTTTATCAGAATTTTGAGTCTGCCAGAAAGATTTTTGATTTAGCAAATGAAGCTTTGGATTTCAATTTGAAAAACATTGTCTTCAATGGTCCGGAAGAGGAGCTAAAACTTACAAGAATTACTCAGCCTGCAATTCTTACAACTTCAGTTGCAATTTATGAAGCTATAAAAGACAAACTTTCGCCTGATGCTGTATTTGGTCAGAGCTTAGGGGAGTACTCTGCGCTTGTTGTATCTGGTTGCATAGATTTTAAAACTGGTGTATGGCTTGTTTCAAAAAGAGGAGAGTATATGCAAAATGAAGTGCCTGAAGGTGTAGGAGCAATGGCAGCAGTTTTGGGCTTGTCAGCAGAAGATGTGCAAGAAGTCTGTAGAATAGCAAAAGAGAAGGGAGTTGTTGAAATTTCAAACATCAATTCTCCTGAACAGACAGTTATTTCTGGAGAAAAGCAAGCTGTGTATTTTGCAATGGAGATTGCAAAGCAAAAGGGAGCAAAAAGATGTGTAGAACTTAACGTTTCTGCCCCATTTCACTGCAGCCTTATAAAAGGAGCAGGAGATAAACTGAAAAAACACTTATTAGAAATTGACATAAAAGATCCTCAAATCCCTGTTGTATCGAATGTTACAGCAGATTATATGAAAAAAGAGGATATAGTAGACCTTTTAGAAAAACAGGTTTATACTACTGTAAACTTCCTTGGATGTGTAAATAAACTTTTGGAGGATGGGTTTGATACATTTATAGAGATAGGACCTGGAACCACTTTAAGTGGTCTTGTAAAGAAGATAAAAAAGGATGTGAAAATTATAAACATTAAC